In Limisphaera ngatamarikiensis, the following proteins share a genomic window:
- a CDS encoding polysaccharide lyase family protein: MAGWLFLGASPAPGPARASTDPPPVSLVITQGHFILDNGLLQARIEQRSGVLTSLRYNGEELLAQHSPGGALGGYWSWVGRLSPGPRRQPVVRIDPATNAGAMAEVATEYLQDPDRPVASTEMSLRYTMLRGEPCLYLSAVWRHRAGEPPFSVGEGRYALKLNPDLFDFLSVDKARQRLMPAPADWDRGEPTNLKEARRLVTGRYAGTVEHKYDYAAPLYEIPAYGWSSTQKGIGLWIVQPSWESVAGGPTKVELTGHLDVNPGGTPTLLWMWLGSHYGGSSLVVGTNETWSKFIGPIALYCNHGGNPEQLWQDALARARVESGRWPYSWVLDPDYPPASERALVRGRIQLQDPELDLGRVGTLWVGLTAPDYPLPAPVGAGRRFGRAGPGTPDTNLPPPLFRSFPPMVDWQRDAKHYQFWVRARADGSFEIPHVRAGTWALRAFAEGVLGELVRTQIVVRAGTRLDLGTVVWQPERWGRTLWEIGVPDRTAREFRHGDHYWQWGLYLRYPEEFPHDVDFVIGRSDWRRDWNYVQPPRIRELPGVQLSEEHESPETADAGANPNTHPPARVEPTTWTIRFTMPGPVRGTAILRMAFCGAGPGCRIEVGVNGLPVGDTGFLPPTGTMHRDGITGYWTERRIRFDAALLRPGENRITLHLPAQTWTQGVLYDYLRLELVEEAGPPDGGPAPPGPR, translated from the coding sequence TTGGCCGGGTGGCTCTTTCTGGGTGCCAGCCCGGCGCCTGGCCCGGCAAGGGCTTCGACCGATCCGCCCCCGGTCAGCCTGGTCATCACCCAGGGCCACTTCATCCTGGACAACGGCCTGCTGCAGGCCCGTATCGAACAGCGTTCCGGCGTGTTAACGTCCCTGCGTTACAACGGCGAGGAACTGCTGGCCCAACACAGCCCGGGCGGCGCCCTGGGCGGTTACTGGTCCTGGGTGGGACGCCTCAGCCCCGGCCCGCGCCGACAACCCGTGGTCCGCATCGACCCCGCCACCAATGCCGGAGCCATGGCCGAGGTGGCCACGGAATATTTGCAGGACCCGGACCGGCCGGTCGCCTCCACGGAAATGAGCCTGCGCTACACCATGTTGCGGGGTGAACCGTGCCTGTACCTCAGCGCCGTCTGGCGGCATCGAGCCGGCGAGCCCCCCTTCTCCGTCGGCGAGGGCCGATACGCGCTGAAGCTCAACCCCGACCTGTTCGACTTCCTTTCAGTAGACAAGGCCCGCCAACGTCTCATGCCCGCCCCGGCCGATTGGGACCGCGGTGAGCCCACCAACCTCAAGGAGGCCCGGCGCCTGGTCACCGGCCGCTACGCGGGCACCGTTGAACACAAATACGACTATGCCGCCCCGTTGTACGAAATCCCCGCCTACGGCTGGAGCAGCACGCAAAAAGGGATCGGCCTGTGGATTGTCCAGCCGTCCTGGGAATCCGTGGCCGGCGGACCCACCAAGGTCGAGCTCACTGGTCACCTCGACGTCAACCCCGGCGGCACACCCACTCTGCTGTGGATGTGGCTGGGCAGCCACTATGGAGGCAGCTCCCTGGTGGTGGGGACCAACGAAACCTGGAGCAAGTTCATCGGGCCCATCGCCCTGTACTGCAATCATGGAGGCAATCCCGAACAACTCTGGCAGGACGCCCTGGCCCGCGCCCGCGTTGAATCCGGTCGGTGGCCCTATTCCTGGGTCCTGGACCCGGATTACCCACCGGCGTCCGAACGCGCGCTGGTGCGCGGCCGCATTCAACTGCAGGATCCGGAGCTCGACCTTGGCCGGGTTGGAACCCTTTGGGTGGGTTTGACCGCCCCGGATTATCCCCTGCCGGCGCCGGTCGGCGCAGGGCGACGCTTCGGTCGCGCCGGCCCCGGCACTCCGGACACAAACCTGCCCCCGCCCCTTTTCCGCAGTTTTCCGCCCATGGTGGACTGGCAACGCGACGCCAAACATTACCAGTTCTGGGTCCGCGCCCGGGCCGACGGATCCTTCGAAATCCCCCATGTGCGGGCCGGCACATGGGCGTTGCGCGCCTTTGCCGAGGGCGTGTTGGGCGAACTGGTCCGGACCCAGATAGTCGTCCGCGCCGGTACACGGCTCGATCTGGGCACGGTGGTCTGGCAACCGGAACGATGGGGCCGGACCCTGTGGGAGATCGGGGTGCCGGACCGTACGGCCCGCGAGTTCCGTCACGGCGACCATTACTGGCAATGGGGGCTGTACCTCCGGTACCCGGAGGAATTCCCCCATGACGTGGACTTCGTCATCGGTCGAAGCGACTGGCGCCGCGACTGGAACTACGTGCAGCCGCCGCGCATCCGCGAGCTACCCGGGGTCCAGCTCTCCGAAGAACACGAAAGCCCGGAAACCGCCGACGCCGGGGCCAACCCCAACACCCACCCGCCGGCGCGGGTTGAACCCACCACCTGGACCATCCGGTTCACAATGCCCGGACCGGTCCGGGGCACCGCCATCCTCCGCATGGCCTTTTGCGGTGCCGGGCCCGGATGCCGCATCGAGGTTGGCGTCAACGGCCTTCCCGTGGGTGACACCGGCTTCCTGCCCCCCACCGGCACCATGCACCGCGACGGAATCACCGGGTACTGGACCGAACGCCGCATCCGATTCGACGCCGCTCTGCTCCGGCCGGGCGAAAACCGCATCACCCTCCACCTGCCCGCACAAACCTGGACCCAGGGGGTGCTGTACGACTACCTGCGCCTGGAACTGGTTGAAGAGGCCGGACCTCCGGACGGCGGACCGGCCCCACCGGGCCCTCGTTGA
- a CDS encoding TIGR00730 family Rossman fold protein encodes MINADKKEKPPPDPELQRRIQELIRYKGGGYNEAIVADIIENALKLLTDVADRGDVRVIQIANRELRYAFRLFAPYAHVRKVAVFGSARTAPHKPEYKQAVEFGRKIAAAGYMVITGAGPGIMQAAHEGAGSEMSFGANIRLPWEQNPNPVIREDAKLVTFKYFFTRKLIFIRHADAVVLFPGGFGTLDEGYEALTLMQTGKSQLMPLVLIDRPGGTYWKTWDRHVRDHLLRDELISPEDLNLYQITDNVDEAVRIITRFYRNFHSTRFVKDLFVIRLKHPPSDTALAALNEDFADIITGPPIQRIPPTPEEQEDRDHLELHRIAFGFNRRDYGRLRQMIDVLNSL; translated from the coding sequence GTGATCAACGCGGACAAAAAGGAAAAACCGCCGCCGGATCCGGAGTTGCAGCGCCGGATTCAGGAGCTGATCCGTTACAAGGGCGGCGGATACAACGAGGCCATCGTGGCCGACATCATCGAGAACGCGCTGAAGCTGCTGACCGACGTGGCGGATCGGGGCGACGTGCGGGTGATCCAGATTGCCAACCGCGAACTGCGGTATGCGTTCCGGTTGTTTGCGCCCTACGCGCATGTGCGGAAGGTGGCGGTGTTTGGGTCCGCCCGGACGGCGCCGCACAAGCCCGAGTACAAGCAGGCGGTGGAATTTGGGCGCAAAATTGCGGCGGCCGGGTACATGGTGATCACCGGGGCGGGTCCGGGCATCATGCAGGCGGCGCACGAGGGGGCAGGTTCGGAGATGAGCTTCGGCGCCAACATCCGGCTGCCCTGGGAACAGAATCCCAACCCGGTGATTCGTGAGGACGCCAAGCTGGTCACGTTCAAGTACTTCTTCACGCGCAAGCTGATCTTCATCCGGCATGCTGATGCGGTGGTGTTGTTCCCGGGCGGATTCGGCACGCTGGACGAGGGGTATGAAGCCCTGACGCTGATGCAGACCGGCAAGAGCCAGTTGATGCCGCTGGTGTTGATTGACCGTCCCGGCGGCACGTACTGGAAGACCTGGGACCGCCACGTGCGGGATCATCTGCTGCGGGACGAACTGATCTCGCCGGAGGATTTGAATCTTTACCAGATCACCGACAACGTGGACGAGGCGGTCCGGATCATCACGCGTTTCTACCGCAATTTTCATTCGACCCGGTTCGTCAAGGACCTGTTCGTGATCCGGCTGAAGCATCCGCCCTCGGACACGGCCCTGGCGGCCCTGAACGAGGATTTTGCTGACATCATCACCGGGCCGCCCATCCAGCGGATCCCGCCCACGCCGGAGGAACAGGAAGACCGCGATCACCTGGAACTGCACCGGATCGCCTTCGGGTTCAACCGACGCGATTACGGTCGGCTGCGCCAGATGATTGACGTATTGAACAGCCTTTGA